A window from Carbonactinospora thermoautotrophica encodes these proteins:
- a CDS encoding ROK family glucokinase, which produces MGLTIGVDIGGTKVAGGVVDEDGTIIAQARRDTPSTDSKAALDTIVEVVRELAAEHPVDAVGLGAAGFIDEKRSTVLFAPNLSWRNTPVKEYVQQHVEMPVYVENDANAAAWAEYRFGAGQGESHLLCITLGTGIGGGIVVGGHLYRGRYGIAAEFGHMRVVPEGMRCGCGNKGCWEMYASGHALVREARQLAASGSPMAERLLELSGGQPERITGPIVTQAAQEGDPVSIELFEELGHWLGQGLASLAAIIDPGCFVIGGGVSEAGDLLLKPAREAFHRALTGRGHRPEAEIRLAALGNQAGLVGAADLARHPHPH; this is translated from the coding sequence ATGGGACTCACCATCGGCGTGGACATCGGCGGTACCAAGGTGGCCGGCGGGGTCGTCGACGAGGACGGGACGATCATCGCGCAAGCCCGGCGGGACACGCCGTCCACCGACAGCAAGGCCGCCCTCGACACGATCGTCGAGGTCGTGCGCGAACTGGCCGCCGAGCATCCCGTCGACGCCGTCGGGCTGGGCGCCGCCGGTTTCATCGATGAGAAGCGCTCCACCGTCCTGTTCGCGCCCAACCTGTCCTGGCGGAACACGCCGGTCAAGGAGTACGTGCAACAGCACGTCGAGATGCCGGTCTACGTCGAGAACGACGCCAACGCGGCCGCTTGGGCCGAGTACCGCTTCGGCGCCGGCCAGGGCGAGAGCCACCTGCTGTGCATCACGCTCGGCACCGGCATCGGCGGCGGCATCGTGGTCGGCGGCCACCTGTACCGGGGGCGGTACGGCATCGCCGCCGAGTTCGGCCACATGCGGGTCGTGCCCGAGGGCATGCGCTGCGGATGCGGCAACAAGGGCTGCTGGGAGATGTACGCCAGCGGACACGCGCTCGTGCGCGAGGCCCGTCAACTGGCCGCCTCCGGTTCGCCCATGGCGGAGCGGCTCCTGGAACTGTCCGGCGGCCAGCCGGAGCGCATCACCGGCCCGATCGTCACCCAGGCCGCGCAGGAGGGCGACCCGGTTTCGATCGAGCTGTTCGAGGAGTTGGGCCACTGGCTCGGCCAAGGCCTGGCCTCGCTCGCCGCGATCATCGACCCGGGCTGCTTCGTCATCGGCGGCGGCGTGTCCGAGGCCGGCGACCTGTTGCTCAAGCCGGCCCGCGAGGCGTTCCACCGGGCGCTCACCGGCCGCGGTCACCGGCCGGAGGCGGAGATCCGGCTCGCCGCGCTCGGCAACCAGGCCGGCCTGGTCGGCGCCGCCGACCTGGCCCGCCACCCGCACCCGCACTGA
- a CDS encoding lysophospholipid acyltransferase family protein — protein sequence MLYWFLKKILVGPLLRVLFRPWVEGLENVPTQGPAILASNHLSFSDSFFLPLVVPRRITFIAKAEYFTGRGLKGWISRSFFSGVGQIPVDRSGGKASEAALRAGLKVLKRGELFGIYPEGTRSPDGRLYRGRTGVARLALQAKVPVIPVAMIDTEKIQPPGKVIPKIGRVGVRFGKPLDFSRYEGMENDRFVLRSVTDEIMYELMELSGQEYVDVYASKVKSQLAAKKALAGTAAGDAEEARAEG from the coding sequence TTGCTCTACTGGTTCCTCAAGAAGATTCTTGTGGGGCCGTTGCTCCGTGTCCTCTTCCGCCCGTGGGTCGAGGGCTTGGAGAACGTGCCGACGCAGGGGCCGGCCATTCTCGCCAGCAACCACCTCTCGTTCTCGGACTCCTTCTTCCTGCCGCTCGTCGTCCCGCGGCGGATCACCTTCATCGCCAAGGCCGAGTACTTCACCGGGCGCGGGCTCAAGGGTTGGATCTCCCGGAGCTTCTTCAGCGGGGTCGGTCAGATCCCGGTGGACCGTTCCGGCGGCAAGGCGAGCGAGGCGGCGCTGCGGGCTGGGCTGAAGGTCCTCAAGCGGGGCGAGCTGTTCGGCATCTACCCGGAGGGCACCCGGTCGCCGGACGGCCGCCTGTACCGGGGGCGTACCGGCGTGGCCCGGCTGGCGCTCCAGGCCAAGGTGCCGGTGATCCCGGTCGCCATGATCGACACGGAGAAGATCCAGCCGCCCGGCAAGGTCATTCCGAAGATCGGCCGGGTCGGCGTGCGGTTCGGCAAGCCGCTGGACTTCTCCCGGTACGAGGGCATGGAGAACGACCGCTTCGTGCTTCGCTCGGTGACCGACGAGATCATGTACGAGCTGATGGAGCTGTCCGGCCAGGAGTACGTCGACGTGTACGCCTCCAAGGTGAAGAGCCAGCTGGCGGCCAAGAAGGCGCTGGCGGGCACGGCGGCGGGCGACGCCGAGGAGGCCCGGGCCGAGGGCTGA
- a CDS encoding DUF5304 family protein, translating into MTEERIGSAAEEARKLLDALQDWVQRKVAEAGEHVATGAPECQLCPVCLVLSRLRHLSPRAFDHFAAASANLLAGLAAFVESTGFDGTRHGHGRSGFEAQRIDIE; encoded by the coding sequence ATGACGGAGGAGCGGATCGGGAGCGCGGCCGAGGAAGCGAGGAAGCTGCTCGACGCGCTGCAGGACTGGGTGCAACGCAAGGTCGCGGAAGCCGGCGAGCACGTGGCCACCGGCGCGCCGGAGTGCCAGCTCTGTCCCGTCTGCCTGGTGCTGTCCCGGCTACGGCATCTCTCGCCGAGGGCGTTCGACCATTTCGCCGCCGCCTCGGCCAATCTGCTCGCCGGGTTGGCGGCGTTCGTGGAGAGCACGGGGTTCGATGGAACGCGTCACGGGCACGGCCGCTCCGGCTTCGAGGCGCAGCGCATCGACATCGAGTGA
- a CDS encoding SRPBCC family protein, whose protein sequence is MAERTTSSITIEATRDKVMAVIADFAAYPEWTGAVKSAEVLSTYPDGRAEKVHYVLEASAIKDEYTLKYTWDDDKVVRWSLVEGQMLKAMDGSYTLVDNGDGTTHVTYELTVDVRIPMIGMIRRKAEKVIVDTALKELKKRVEG, encoded by the coding sequence ATGGCGGAACGCACCACATCGAGTATCACGATCGAGGCGACGCGGGACAAGGTCATGGCTGTGATCGCCGATTTCGCCGCGTACCCGGAATGGACGGGCGCGGTGAAGAGCGCCGAGGTCCTCTCCACCTACCCCGACGGCCGGGCGGAGAAGGTGCACTACGTCCTGGAGGCGAGCGCCATCAAGGACGAGTACACGCTGAAGTACACCTGGGACGACGACAAGGTCGTCCGCTGGAGCCTGGTCGAGGGCCAGATGCTCAAGGCGATGGACGGCTCGTACACGCTCGTCGACAACGGCGACGGCACCACCCACGTGACGTACGAGCTGACCGTGGACGTCAGGATCCCGATGATCGGGATGATCAGGCGCAAGGCGGAGAAGGTCATCGTCGACACCGCGCTCAAGGAGCTCAAGAAGCGCGTCGAAGGGTGA
- a CDS encoding ArsA family ATPase: MRVLLFTGKGGVGKTTAAAGTATLAAHRGMRTLVLSTDAAHSLGDAFDAPVGPEPTEVDTDLYAQQVDTQQRFEQHWGQVQDYLLAVLDAAGVDRLEAEELTVLPGAEEVLALLEVRNQVRSGRWDLVVVDCAPTAETLRLLALPEALAWYMERVFPIERRVIRSLRPVLSRVAGVPMPQTPVLDAVERLHDELADVRRVLTQPYSSVRLVLTPESVVVAEARRTLTSLALYGYRVDAVLANRVFPADSQDAWLRGWAAAQAQQLEEIEQCFVPLPVYRSPYRAAEPVGVEELAAFAAAAYGSGCRVPDDPFAVPDVEEPLSVERSGEQFVLSLALPLADRREMDLVRKGDELVLTVGSHRRVLALPGALRRREIVGAELRGGRLRVRFAAEEITSDERVRVSS, from the coding sequence ATGCGTGTTCTGCTGTTCACCGGAAAGGGTGGGGTCGGCAAGACCACCGCGGCCGCCGGCACCGCGACTCTGGCCGCGCATCGCGGGATGCGCACGTTGGTGCTGTCCACGGACGCCGCCCACTCGCTGGGCGACGCGTTCGACGCGCCCGTCGGTCCCGAGCCGACCGAGGTGGACACCGACCTGTACGCGCAGCAGGTCGACACCCAGCAACGGTTCGAGCAGCACTGGGGGCAGGTGCAGGACTACCTGCTGGCGGTCCTGGACGCGGCTGGCGTGGACCGGCTGGAGGCCGAGGAGTTGACCGTGCTGCCCGGCGCCGAGGAGGTCCTCGCGCTGCTCGAGGTGCGCAACCAGGTGCGCTCCGGGCGGTGGGACCTGGTCGTCGTCGACTGCGCCCCGACTGCGGAGACGCTGCGGTTGCTCGCCCTGCCCGAGGCGCTGGCCTGGTACATGGAGCGTGTCTTCCCGATCGAGCGGCGCGTGATCCGGTCGCTGCGTCCCGTCCTGTCCCGCGTGGCCGGGGTGCCGATGCCGCAGACCCCGGTGCTCGACGCGGTCGAGCGGCTGCACGACGAACTGGCCGACGTGCGGCGGGTGCTCACCCAGCCGTACAGTTCGGTCCGGCTCGTGCTCACCCCCGAGTCGGTCGTGGTCGCCGAGGCGCGGCGTACCCTGACGTCGCTCGCGCTGTACGGGTACCGGGTGGACGCGGTGCTGGCCAACCGGGTGTTCCCGGCTGACTCCCAGGACGCCTGGCTACGCGGCTGGGCCGCCGCCCAGGCGCAGCAACTCGAGGAGATCGAACAGTGCTTCGTGCCGCTGCCGGTGTACCGCTCCCCCTACCGGGCGGCCGAGCCGGTCGGGGTGGAGGAACTCGCGGCCTTCGCGGCCGCGGCGTACGGCTCCGGTTGCCGGGTCCCGGACGACCCGTTCGCCGTGCCGGATGTGGAAGAACCGCTCAGCGTGGAGCGGTCCGGGGAGCAGTTCGTGCTGTCCCTGGCGCTGCCGCTCGCCGACAGGCGGGAGATGGACCTGGTGCGCAAGGGGGACGAGCTGGTGCTCACGGTCGGTTCGCACCGCCGTGTGCTGGCGCTGCCCGGAGCGCTGCGCCGACGTGAGATCGTGGGTGCGGAGCTGCGCGGCGGCCGGCTGCGGGTGCGGTTCGCCGCCGAGGAGATCACCTCCGACGAGAGGGTTCGGGTGTCATCATGA
- a CDS encoding response regulator — MSSSEAGEPIRVLIVDDHPLWRDAVARDLSEAGYEVVGTAGDGAEAVRLAAETKPNVVVLDLQMPRLSGVEVTARVVRAHPQIRVLVLSASGEQNDVLEAVKAGATGYLVKSASREELLEAVRSVANGDPVFTPGLAGLVLGEYRRLAGSAGGGAAPRLTERETEILRLVAKGLSYKQIAERLVLSHRTVQNHVQNVLNKLQLHSRVELVRYAIKQGLDEDE, encoded by the coding sequence ATGTCAAGCTCCGAGGCCGGCGAGCCGATCCGGGTGCTGATCGTGGACGACCACCCGCTGTGGCGGGACGCGGTCGCGCGGGACCTGTCCGAGGCCGGGTACGAGGTGGTGGGCACCGCCGGGGACGGCGCGGAGGCGGTACGGCTCGCCGCGGAGACCAAACCGAACGTGGTCGTCCTGGACCTGCAGATGCCGCGGCTGTCGGGCGTGGAGGTGACCGCCCGGGTGGTGCGGGCTCACCCGCAGATCCGCGTCCTCGTGCTGTCCGCGAGCGGCGAGCAGAACGACGTGCTGGAGGCGGTGAAGGCCGGAGCCACCGGGTACCTGGTCAAGTCCGCCAGCCGCGAGGAGTTGCTGGAGGCGGTCCGCAGCGTGGCCAACGGAGACCCGGTGTTCACCCCGGGCCTGGCCGGCCTGGTGCTCGGCGAGTACCGGCGGTTGGCCGGATCGGCGGGCGGGGGCGCCGCGCCGCGCCTCACCGAGCGTGAGACCGAGATCCTGCGCCTGGTCGCGAAGGGCCTGTCGTACAAACAGATCGCCGAGCGACTCGTCCTGTCGCACCGCACGGTGCAGAACCACGTGCAGAACGTGCTCAACAAGCTTCAGCTCCACAGCCGCGTCGAGCTGGTCCGGTACGCCATCAAACAGGGCCTGGACGAGGACGAATAG
- a CDS encoding endonuclease/exonuclease/phosphatase family protein: MRPAEIRVLTYNVRALRDDKAAVAGVIRACAPDVVCVQEAPCLLRWRHECAELARESGLVVITGGRPASGNLLLGSWRTKVIATRNARLTRTRGLDLHRSQPLLERRGLAMAVLKISGVRVGFVGLHLGLDAGERARHVAEVFGHVQLLRTAYQTEHLVLAGDVNELPHQYCWIRFCVRFVDCAAVAGRADELTFPAVMPDRRIDGIFASQGLQVVDCRVVDLPEVARASDHRPVLAVLRVPA, translated from the coding sequence ATGAGACCGGCCGAGATACGGGTGCTGACCTACAACGTCCGGGCGCTGCGCGACGACAAGGCCGCCGTCGCCGGTGTGATCCGCGCATGCGCCCCGGACGTGGTCTGCGTGCAGGAGGCGCCCTGCTTGCTCCGCTGGCGACACGAGTGCGCCGAGCTCGCCCGGGAGTCCGGCCTGGTCGTCATCACCGGCGGCCGGCCAGCCAGCGGCAACCTCCTGCTCGGCAGCTGGCGCACCAAGGTGATCGCCACGCGGAACGCGCGGCTGACCCGCACCCGTGGGCTGGACCTGCACCGTTCCCAACCGCTCCTGGAGCGGCGCGGCCTGGCCATGGCCGTCTTGAAGATCTCCGGCGTCCGGGTCGGCTTCGTCGGCCTGCACCTCGGCCTCGACGCAGGCGAACGCGCCCGGCACGTGGCGGAGGTGTTCGGGCACGTGCAGCTGCTGCGGACCGCGTACCAGACCGAACACCTCGTCCTGGCGGGCGACGTGAACGAGTTGCCGCACCAGTACTGCTGGATCCGGTTCTGCGTGCGGTTCGTCGACTGCGCGGCCGTGGCCGGGCGGGCCGACGAGCTGACCTTCCCAGCCGTCATGCCCGACCGGCGCATCGACGGGATCTTCGCCAGTCAGGGTCTCCAGGTCGTCGACTGCCGGGTCGTCGACCTGCCCGAGGTGGCCCGGGCCAGCGACCACCGGCCCGTGCTGGCCGTGCTGCGCGTACCCGCCTGA
- a CDS encoding 6-phosphofructokinase — protein MRVGVLTGGGDCPGLNAVIRAVVRKGIQQYGYEFLGFRDGWRGPLEGDARPLDVQAVRGILPRGGTILGSSRTNPFKIENGVERIRENLAKLGVDALIAIGGEDTLGVATKLHDLGVKVVGVPKTIDNDLNATDYTFGFDTAVNIATEAIDRLHTTAESHRRVQVVEVMGRHAGWIAIHAGMAGGANVILIPEEPFDLDQVCAWVESRFRSNYSPIIVIAEGAVPKEGQLVRQSQELDAFGHVRLGGIGEVLAAEIEKRTGKESRCVVLGHVQRGGTPTAFDRWLATRFGLHAIDAVHDGDWGKMVALRGTDIVRVPLAEATKELKVVPKELYEEAKTFFG, from the coding sequence ATGCGCGTGGGAGTGTTGACCGGTGGCGGTGATTGCCCGGGTCTCAACGCCGTGATCCGGGCTGTGGTCCGCAAGGGCATCCAGCAGTACGGATACGAGTTCCTCGGTTTCCGCGACGGCTGGCGGGGGCCGCTCGAGGGTGACGCCCGGCCGCTGGACGTGCAGGCGGTGCGGGGCATCCTGCCGCGCGGCGGCACGATCCTCGGCTCGTCGCGCACCAACCCGTTCAAGATCGAGAATGGGGTTGAGCGCATCCGGGAGAACCTGGCCAAGCTCGGCGTCGACGCGCTGATCGCGATCGGCGGCGAGGACACCCTCGGCGTGGCGACCAAGCTGCACGACCTCGGGGTCAAGGTCGTCGGCGTCCCGAAGACCATCGACAACGACCTCAACGCGACCGACTACACCTTCGGCTTCGACACCGCCGTGAACATCGCCACCGAGGCGATCGACCGGCTGCACACCACCGCCGAGTCGCACCGCCGGGTGCAGGTGGTCGAGGTCATGGGCCGCCACGCCGGCTGGATCGCCATCCACGCCGGCATGGCCGGCGGCGCGAACGTCATCCTCATCCCGGAGGAGCCGTTCGACCTCGACCAGGTCTGCGCGTGGGTGGAGAGCCGATTCCGCAGCAACTACTCGCCGATCATCGTGATCGCCGAGGGCGCGGTGCCCAAGGAGGGCCAGCTCGTCCGGCAGAGCCAGGAGCTGGACGCCTTCGGCCACGTCCGCCTCGGCGGCATCGGCGAGGTCCTGGCCGCGGAGATCGAGAAGCGTACCGGCAAGGAGTCCCGCTGCGTCGTGCTCGGCCACGTCCAGCGCGGCGGCACCCCGACCGCGTTCGACCGGTGGCTGGCGACCCGCTTCGGTCTGCACGCGATCGACGCCGTGCACGACGGCGACTGGGGCAAGATGGTCGCCCTGCGCGGCACGGACATCGTGCGCGTGCCCCTGGCGGAGGCGACCAAGGAACTGAAGGTCGTGCCGAAGGAGCTGTACGAGGAGGCCAAGACCTTCTTCGGGTGA
- a CDS encoding MIP/aquaporin family protein translates to MSESASPTAARRIYFAQLSSEFLGTFILIMFGVGVVAQVVLTPFGNVQSVHWAWGLGVVFGVYVAARISGAHINPAVTLALAIRRGFPWKMVAPYMLAQTLGAFVAALLVRWNYMEVFNKVDPGHTIKTQGVFSTLPGNGVLPVSQLGAFRDQIIGTALLLICVLAVTDLRNRAPLANMAPFIIGLSVVAIGMAFGANAGYAINPARDLGPRLASWITGFGTAWQDQNGDFYAWVPIVGPLIGGPLGAIVYDLFIGRFLPIEEPEPVGRAPVEEEQS, encoded by the coding sequence GTGAGCGAGAGCGCTTCACCAACAGCGGCCAGGAGGATCTACTTCGCCCAGTTGTCCTCGGAGTTCCTCGGGACCTTCATCCTGATCATGTTCGGCGTCGGCGTGGTCGCCCAGGTCGTGCTCACCCCGTTCGGCAACGTCCAGAGCGTCCACTGGGCCTGGGGTCTCGGCGTCGTCTTCGGCGTGTACGTCGCCGCCCGGATCTCCGGTGCCCACATCAACCCGGCGGTCACGCTGGCGCTGGCGATCCGCCGTGGCTTCCCGTGGAAGATGGTCGCGCCGTACATGCTGGCGCAGACCCTCGGCGCGTTCGTCGCGGCGCTGCTCGTCCGCTGGAACTACATGGAGGTGTTCAACAAGGTCGACCCCGGGCACACGATCAAGACCCAGGGGGTGTTCTCGACCCTGCCGGGCAACGGCGTGCTGCCCGTGTCGCAGCTCGGCGCGTTCCGGGACCAGATCATCGGCACCGCGCTGCTGCTGATCTGCGTGCTGGCCGTCACCGACCTGCGCAACAGAGCGCCCCTGGCCAATATGGCGCCGTTCATCATCGGCCTGTCCGTGGTCGCCATCGGCATGGCGTTCGGCGCGAACGCGGGCTACGCGATCAACCCGGCCCGCGACCTGGGCCCGCGGCTGGCCTCCTGGATCACCGGGTTCGGGACCGCCTGGCAGGACCAGAACGGCGACTTCTACGCCTGGGTGCCCATCGTGGGCCCGCTGATCGGCGGGCCGCTGGGCGCGATCGTGTACGACCTGTTCATCGGCCGGTTCCTGCCCATCGAGGAGCCGGAGCCGGTGGGCCGCGCACCGGTCGAGGAAGAACAGTCCTGA
- the macS gene encoding MacS family sensor histidine kinase — MVEGSLFRALGIYRVLTFCYAVVTYLREADHYRHPGLGWAVICLIGGWTVVTIWVYRRPRRRNWWMLGADLAFACAAMMSTRWLDDPAMVARGEPTITTIWVSSAVIAWAIKGGWRLGVVGALVLSAAATAERGALTGDTLHNNVLVLLAGLTVGYLVELARKGERAMSHALQIEVATRIRDVLAREIHDNVLQVLALVQRRGAEIGGEAAELGRLAGEQEAALRALVSSGWDADSLIGAAPPDRSRQRQHPGTVDLRGLLRAYSSPRVTVAAPGTPVEVSPRQARELAAAVGAALDNVRNHAGPNAHAWILLEDEPDRVVITVRDNGSGIPPGRLEDAAAEGRLGVAQSIQGRLRDLGGEAVITSAPGQGTEVELRLPRSVRVTT; from the coding sequence ATGGTCGAGGGGTCGCTGTTCCGCGCGCTCGGCATCTACCGGGTGCTGACCTTCTGCTACGCGGTCGTCACGTACCTTCGGGAGGCCGACCACTACCGCCACCCGGGCCTCGGCTGGGCGGTGATCTGCCTGATCGGCGGCTGGACCGTCGTCACCATCTGGGTGTACCGGCGCCCGCGCCGGCGCAACTGGTGGATGCTCGGCGCCGACCTGGCGTTCGCCTGCGCCGCCATGATGTCCACCCGGTGGCTCGACGACCCGGCGATGGTCGCCCGTGGCGAGCCGACGATCACCACCATCTGGGTGTCGTCCGCCGTGATCGCCTGGGCGATCAAGGGCGGCTGGCGGCTGGGCGTGGTCGGCGCGCTGGTCCTCAGCGCCGCGGCCACCGCCGAACGCGGCGCGCTCACCGGCGACACGCTGCACAACAACGTGCTGGTGCTGCTGGCCGGCCTCACCGTCGGGTACCTCGTCGAGCTGGCCCGCAAGGGGGAGCGGGCGATGTCCCACGCGCTGCAGATCGAGGTCGCCACCCGGATCCGGGACGTGCTGGCCCGCGAGATCCACGACAACGTGCTCCAGGTGCTCGCGCTCGTGCAGCGGCGCGGCGCCGAGATCGGGGGTGAGGCGGCCGAGCTGGGGCGCCTCGCCGGCGAGCAGGAGGCCGCGTTGCGTGCCCTGGTCTCCAGCGGCTGGGACGCCGACTCGCTGATCGGGGCCGCGCCGCCGGACCGATCACGGCAGCGGCAGCACCCCGGCACGGTCGACCTGCGGGGCTTGCTGCGCGCGTACAGCTCGCCCCGGGTCACGGTGGCCGCGCCCGGCACGCCGGTGGAGGTGTCGCCGCGGCAGGCGCGGGAGTTGGCCGCGGCGGTCGGCGCCGCCCTGGACAACGTGCGCAACCACGCGGGCCCGAACGCCCACGCGTGGATACTCCTGGAGGATGAGCCCGACCGTGTGGTGATCACGGTTCGGGACAACGGGTCCGGCATCCCGCCCGGCCGCTTGGAGGACGCGGCGGCGGAAGGACGTTTGGGGGTGGCGCAGTCGATACAGGGCCGCCTCCGTGATCTTGGCGGGGAGGCCGTCATCACGTCGGCCCCGGGCCAGGGCACCGAGGTCGAGCTCCGGTTGCCCCGGTCGGTCCGGGTGACCACGTAG
- the glpK gene encoding glycerol kinase GlpK → MPDFVGAVDQGTTSTRFMIFDHGGNVVAIHQLEHEQILPRAGWVEHNPVEIWERTRAVIETALVAAHLTAADLAALGITNQRETTVVWNRRTGRPYYNAIVWQDTRTDRIAAALDRDGRGDVIRQKAGLPPATYFSGGKIQWILENVEGVREDAERGEAIFGNTDTWLLWNLTGGVDGGVHVTDVTNASRTMLMNLETFDWDEELLGFFGIPRAMLPRIRPSSDPNLYGVTLRTGPLGGEVPLSGDLGDQQAATVGQVCFSPGEAKNTYGTGNFLLLNTGTELVRSRHGLLTTVCYKFGDQPAVYALEGSIAVTGSAVQWLRDQLGIISGAAESESLARQVEDNGGIYFVPAFSGLFAPYWRSDARGVIVGLSRYNNNAHLARATLESICYQTRDVVEAMEADSGVRLDVLKVDGGVTANELCMQLQADILGVPVSKPVVAETTALGAAYAAGLAVGFWKSADDMRANWQEAKRWLPTWDEARRDEAYAGWKKAVERTLNWVEVEP, encoded by the coding sequence ATGCCCGACTTCGTCGGTGCGGTCGACCAAGGCACGACCAGCACCCGCTTCATGATCTTCGACCACGGCGGCAACGTGGTCGCCATCCACCAGCTCGAGCACGAGCAGATCCTGCCCCGAGCCGGCTGGGTCGAGCACAACCCGGTGGAGATCTGGGAACGCACCCGCGCGGTGATCGAGACCGCGTTGGTCGCGGCCCACCTCACCGCCGCCGACCTGGCCGCCCTGGGCATCACCAACCAGCGCGAGACCACAGTCGTGTGGAACCGGCGCACCGGACGGCCGTACTACAACGCGATCGTCTGGCAGGACACCCGGACCGACCGGATCGCCGCCGCGCTCGACCGGGACGGGCGCGGCGACGTGATCCGGCAAAAAGCCGGCCTGCCGCCGGCCACGTACTTCTCCGGCGGCAAGATCCAGTGGATCCTGGAGAACGTCGAGGGGGTCCGGGAGGACGCCGAGCGGGGTGAGGCGATCTTCGGCAACACCGACACGTGGCTGCTGTGGAACCTCACCGGCGGCGTGGACGGCGGCGTGCACGTCACCGACGTGACCAACGCCAGCCGGACCATGCTGATGAACCTGGAAACCTTCGACTGGGACGAGGAGCTGCTGGGCTTCTTCGGCATCCCGCGCGCCATGCTGCCGCGGATACGCCCGTCGTCCGACCCGAACCTGTACGGCGTCACCCTGCGGACCGGCCCGCTCGGCGGCGAGGTGCCGCTCTCCGGCGACCTCGGCGACCAGCAGGCGGCCACCGTCGGCCAGGTGTGCTTCTCCCCGGGCGAGGCCAAGAACACGTACGGCACCGGCAACTTCCTGCTGCTCAACACCGGCACCGAGCTGGTCCGCTCCCGGCACGGGCTGCTCACCACGGTCTGCTACAAGTTCGGTGACCAGCCCGCCGTGTACGCGCTGGAGGGCTCGATCGCGGTCACCGGCTCGGCCGTCCAGTGGCTGCGCGATCAGCTCGGTATCATCTCCGGCGCCGCGGAGAGCGAATCGCTGGCCCGGCAGGTGGAGGACAACGGCGGCATATACTTCGTGCCCGCCTTCTCCGGGCTGTTCGCCCCGTACTGGCGCTCCGACGCCCGTGGGGTGATCGTCGGCCTGTCCCGGTACAACAACAACGCCCACCTGGCCCGCGCCACGCTGGAGTCCATCTGCTACCAGACCCGCGACGTGGTCGAGGCCATGGAGGCCGATTCCGGCGTCCGGCTCGACGTGCTCAAGGTCGACGGCGGCGTCACCGCCAACGAACTGTGCATGCAACTTCAGGCCGACATCCTGGGCGTACCCGTGTCCAAGCCGGTCGTCGCCGAGACCACCGCGCTCGGCGCCGCGTACGCCGCCGGGCTGGCGGTCGGGTTCTGGAAGTCCGCCGACGACATGCGCGCCAACTGGCAGGAGGCCAAGCGCTGGCTCCCGACCTGGGACGAAGCGCGCCGCGACGAGGCGTACGCCGGCTGGAAGAAGGCCGTGGAGCGTACCCTGAACTGGGTCGAGGTAGAGCCGTGA